Proteins from one Chroococcidiopsis sp. CCMEE 29 genomic window:
- a CDS encoding IS1 family transposase, with the protein MKCPLCGYEKPHKHGLTSKGSQRYFCHKCQQTFTDTFDTLYYRRQVSKEEVRIVLQAHAEGSSLRGISRISGLAYETVVSIVQAAAEKAQMVHNAEVQDVDTDAIAADELWSFVEKNIHHCLPEELVAGDCWIALSLAQLSGLILCGRGGKHTDELAQELISTTEGKTDCKEWGTDGWQGYGRVLPSEVDHYISKALTPRLERTNGILRQQTGRWHRRQNKFGKMWQQTKVTLRLVISYFNWYGLHSCLVTTAAQRAELADCPWTWNDIATYPTLL; encoded by the coding sequence ATGAAATGTCCTCTGTGTGGGTATGAGAAACCGCATAAACATGGTTTGACGAGTAAAGGTAGTCAACGCTATTTCTGTCACAAATGCCAACAAACCTTTACTGATACCTTCGACACGCTCTACTATCGTCGCCAAGTAAGCAAAGAAGAAGTGCGGATTGTGCTGCAAGCCCATGCAGAAGGCAGTAGTTTACGCGGCATCAGTCGGATAAGTGGTTTAGCCTACGAGACAGTCGTCAGTATTGTGCAAGCAGCAGCAGAGAAAGCGCAAATGGTACACAATGCCGAGGTTCAAGATGTAGACACGGATGCTATTGCTGCTGATGAATTGTGGTCGTTTGTGGAAAAAAACATTCATCACTGCTTGCCTGAAGAACTCGTTGCCGGAGATTGCTGGATAGCATTAAGCTTAGCTCAGTTGAGTGGCTTGATCCTCTGCGGTCGTGGGGGCAAGCATACCGACGAGTTGGCACAGGAATTGATCAGCACTACTGAAGGTAAGACCGACTGCAAAGAATGGGGCACGGATGGTTGGCAAGGATATGGGCGCGTTTTGCCTTCTGAAGTTGACCACTATATTAGCAAAGCCTTGACGCCACGATTGGAGCGTACCAACGGCATCCTTCGCCAACAAACTGGTCGTTGGCATCGACGACAGAACAAGTTTGGGAAAATGTGGCAGCAGACGAAAGTTACTTTAAGGCTTGTTATTAGCTATTTCAATTGGTATGGGCTGCATTCATGCCTAGTAACTAC